One region of Pseudomonas sp. B21-040 genomic DNA includes:
- the dnaE gene encoding DNA polymerase III subunit alpha — translation MPASFVHLRLHTEYSLVDGLVRIKPLVKTLVGMNMPAVAVTDQNNMCSLVKFYKASMGAGIKPICGADLWLSNKDPDNALSRISLLAMNAVGYRNLTELISRGFIDGQRNGSVIIEREWVAEASEGLIMLSAAKEGEIGLAMLSGNPAEAENLAREWMAVFPDRFYLEIQRTNRPNDEEQLHGAVALAEKIGAPLVATNDVRFIKQEDFAAHETRVCIGEGRALDDPRRSKNYSDQQYLKSAEEMAELFSDLPEALVNTVEIAKRCNIEVKLGKHFLPNFPIPDGMTIDEYFRKVSFDGLEERLTVLLPKDTTEDYEAKRQVYVDRLNFELDIIIQMGFPGYFLIVMDFIQWAKSNGVPVGPGRGSGAGSLVAYVQKITDLDPLEYDLLFERFLNPERVSMPDFDVDFCMDGRDRVIEYVADKYGRNAVSQIITFGSMAAKAVVRDVARVQGKSYGLADRLSKMIPFEVGMTLEKAYEQEEILRDFIKVDEEAAEIWEMARKLEGVVRNVGKHAGGVVIAPTKLTDFSPIYCDEAGDGLVTQFDKDDVEAAGLVKFDFLGLRTLTVIDWALKTINRDRAKVDEPPLDIAFIPLDDKPTYTLLQKAETTAVFQLESRGMKELIKKLKPDCLEDLIALVALFRPGPLQSGMVDDFINRKHGRAELAYPHSDYQYEGLKPVLAPTYGIILYQEQVMQIAQVMAGYTLGGADMLRRAMGKKKPEEMAKQRGGFIEGCATNNIDADLAGNIFDLVEKFAGYGFNKSHSAAYGLVSYQTAWLKTHYPAPFMAAVLSADMHNTDKVVTLIEEIRTMKLRLDAPDVNASEFKFTVNDEGRIIYGLGAIKGVGEGPVEAITEARQDGPFKDLFDFCARVDLKRINKRTLDGLIRSGALDRLGPCFHDEPKAYQASIDQNRAILLAAMEGAIKAAEQTARTQDSGHADLFGGLFVEEDADVYASHRKAKELTLKERLKGEKDTLGLYLTGHPIDEYEGEIRRFARQRIIDLKPARDTQTVAGMIIALRVMKNKKGDKMGFITLDDRSGRIEASLFAEAFHTAQSLLQTDAMVVVEGEVSNDDFSGGLKLRVKRVMSMEDARTNLAESLRLKLQTKDLKGDQLRWLGELFKRHRGACPITMEYTSPDAKALLQFGETWRIDPADALIQALRDQFGRDNVFLQYR, via the coding sequence ATGCCGGCTTCATTCGTTCACCTACGCCTGCACACTGAATATTCCCTGGTCGACGGTCTGGTGCGGATCAAACCGCTGGTCAAGACCCTGGTCGGCATGAACATGCCTGCCGTAGCGGTCACCGACCAGAACAACATGTGTTCCCTGGTCAAATTCTACAAAGCCTCCATGGGGGCCGGGATCAAGCCGATCTGTGGCGCCGACTTGTGGCTGTCGAACAAGGATCCGGACAACGCCCTTAGCCGGATCAGCCTGCTGGCCATGAACGCTGTCGGCTATCGCAACCTGACTGAACTGATTTCCCGTGGTTTCATCGACGGCCAGCGCAATGGCTCGGTGATCATCGAGCGCGAATGGGTCGCCGAAGCCAGCGAAGGCTTGATCATGCTCTCAGCGGCGAAAGAGGGCGAAATTGGCCTGGCCATGCTCAGTGGCAACCCGGCTGAAGCGGAAAACCTGGCACGCGAATGGATGGCGGTGTTTCCGGACCGTTTTTATCTGGAAATCCAGCGCACCAATCGCCCCAACGATGAAGAGCAGTTGCACGGTGCCGTGGCCCTGGCCGAGAAAATCGGTGCGCCACTGGTCGCGACCAACGATGTGCGCTTCATCAAGCAGGAAGACTTCGCCGCCCACGAAACCCGTGTTTGCATCGGTGAGGGCCGCGCCCTCGACGATCCGCGTCGTTCGAAAAATTACAGCGACCAGCAATACCTCAAAAGCGCCGAGGAAATGGCCGAGTTGTTCAGTGACCTGCCCGAGGCACTGGTAAACACAGTCGAGATCGCCAAGCGCTGCAACATCGAAGTGAAATTGGGCAAACACTTTCTGCCCAACTTCCCGATTCCCGATGGCATGACCATCGACGAGTATTTCCGTAAGGTCTCCTTCGATGGCCTGGAAGAACGGCTGACCGTTCTGCTGCCCAAGGACACCACCGAAGACTACGAGGCCAAGCGTCAGGTCTACGTCGACCGGTTGAATTTCGAGCTGGATATCATCATCCAGATGGGGTTCCCCGGTTACTTCCTGATCGTTATGGACTTCATTCAGTGGGCCAAGAGCAACGGCGTCCCGGTAGGTCCCGGCCGGGGTTCGGGTGCCGGGTCGTTGGTGGCCTATGTACAGAAGATCACGGACCTCGATCCGCTCGAATATGACCTGCTGTTCGAACGTTTCCTTAACCCGGAACGGGTATCGATGCCCGACTTCGACGTCGACTTCTGCATGGACGGTCGTGATCGGGTAATTGAATACGTGGCCGACAAGTACGGTCGCAACGCCGTAAGCCAGATCATCACCTTCGGTTCCATGGCTGCAAAAGCCGTGGTCCGGGACGTGGCGCGGGTGCAGGGCAAGTCCTACGGACTGGCGGATCGTCTGTCGAAGATGATTCCGTTCGAAGTCGGCATGACCCTGGAAAAGGCGTATGAGCAGGAAGAGATCCTGCGTGACTTCATCAAGGTCGATGAAGAAGCCGCCGAAATCTGGGAAATGGCCCGCAAGCTGGAAGGCGTCGTGCGAAACGTCGGTAAACACGCCGGTGGTGTGGTGATCGCGCCGACCAAACTGACGGACTTCTCGCCGATTTATTGCGATGAGGCCGGTGACGGTCTGGTGACCCAGTTCGACAAGGATGACGTTGAAGCGGCCGGTTTGGTGAAGTTCGACTTCCTCGGCCTGCGGACCCTGACCGTTATCGATTGGGCGTTGAAGACCATCAACCGCGACCGCGCGAAGGTCGACGAACCGCCTCTGGACATTGCGTTCATTCCGCTGGACGACAAGCCGACCTACACACTGCTGCAAAAAGCCGAAACCACGGCGGTGTTCCAACTCGAATCCCGCGGCATGAAGGAGCTGATCAAAAAGCTCAAGCCCGACTGCCTGGAAGACTTGATCGCACTGGTGGCCCTGTTCCGTCCGGGCCCGCTGCAATCGGGCATGGTGGACGACTTCATCAACCGTAAGCACGGCCGCGCCGAGCTCGCGTACCCGCACTCGGATTACCAGTACGAAGGCCTCAAGCCTGTACTGGCGCCAACTTACGGCATCATCCTGTATCAGGAACAGGTGATGCAGATTGCCCAGGTCATGGCCGGTTACACCCTCGGCGGTGCGGACATGCTGCGTCGTGCCATGGGTAAGAAAAAACCGGAAGAAATGGCCAAGCAGCGCGGCGGTTTCATTGAAGGTTGCGCGACCAACAACATCGACGCTGACCTTGCCGGTAACATTTTCGACCTGGTAGAAAAATTCGCCGGCTACGGCTTCAACAAATCCCACTCCGCGGCGTATGGCCTGGTGTCGTACCAGACGGCGTGGCTGAAAACGCATTACCCGGCGCCATTCATGGCGGCGGTGCTGTCGGCGGACATGCACAACACCGACAAGGTTGTGACCTTGATCGAAGAAATTCGCACCATGAAGCTGCGTCTCGACGCGCCGGATGTGAATGCCTCCGAGTTCAAGTTCACGGTGAATGACGAAGGCCGGATTATTTACGGCCTCGGCGCGATCAAGGGCGTGGGCGAAGGTCCGGTGGAAGCGATCACCGAGGCGCGCCAGGACGGTCCGTTCAAGGATCTGTTCGACTTCTGTGCCCGTGTCGATCTCAAGCGTATCAACAAGCGCACCCTGGACGGTTTGATCCGCAGTGGCGCGCTGGATCGTCTGGGGCCTTGTTTCCATGACGAACCGAAGGCTTATCAGGCGAGCATCGACCAGAATCGTGCGATCTTGCTGGCCGCGATGGAAGGGGCGATCAAAGCCGCCGAACAAACCGCGCGCACCCAGGACAGCGGCCATGCCGACCTGTTTGGCGGTCTGTTTGTCGAAGAAGACGCGGACGTCTACGCCAGTCATCGCAAGGCCAAGGAACTGACCCTCAAGGAGCGGTTGAAAGGGGAGAAAGACACCCTGGGCCTGTACCTGACCGGCCACCCGATTGACGAATACGAAGGTGAAATCCGTCGCTTTGCCCGTCAGCGCATCATCGATTTGAAGCCTGCGCGCGATACCCAAACGGTCGCCGGCATGATCATCGCCCTGCGGGTTATGAAGAACAAAAAAGGCGACAAGATGGGCTTCATCACCCTCGATGATCGCTCCGGTCGGATCGAGGCGTCGTTGTTTGCCGAGGCGTTCCATACGGCGCAGTCGCTGTTGCAGACGGACGCGATGGTGGTGGTCGAGGGCGAGGTCAGTAATGACGACTTCTCCGGTGGCCTGAAACTGCGGGTCAAGCGGGTGATGAGCATGGAAGATGCGCGCACCAACCTCGCCGAGAGCCTGCGCCTGAAGCTGCAAACCAAGGATTTGAAGGGTGATCAGCTACGCTGGCTGGGTGAGTTGTTCAAGCGTCACCGCGGTGCGTGCCCGATCACCATGGAGTACACGAGCCCCGATGCTAAGGCCTTGCTGCAGTTTGGCGAGACCTGGCGAATCGATCCGGCGGATGCGTTGATTCAAGCCTTGCGTGACCAGTTCGGGCGAGACAACGTCTTCCTCCAATACCGTTGA
- the rnhB gene encoding ribonuclease HII, which yields MSKTSTQMGLDFTLVAEVEDLVAGVDEVGRGPLCGAVVTAAVILDPNRPILGLNDSKKLTEARREKLFDEICEKALSWCIARAEVEEIDELNILHATMLAMQRAVEGLHIQPKLAMIDGNRCPKLSMRAEAVVQGDGKVPAIAAASILAKVSRDREMAAFELIYPGYGIGGHKGYPTPVHLEALARLGPTPIHRRSFAPVRLAYEARESLIES from the coding sequence ATGAGCAAAACCAGCACACAGATGGGCCTGGACTTCACCCTGGTCGCCGAAGTCGAAGACCTCGTGGCCGGTGTCGACGAAGTCGGTCGCGGCCCGCTCTGCGGTGCAGTGGTCACGGCTGCGGTGATCCTCGATCCGAACCGTCCGATCCTCGGTCTGAATGATTCGAAAAAACTCACCGAAGCCCGTCGCGAAAAGCTCTTCGACGAAATCTGCGAAAAAGCCCTGAGCTGGTGCATCGCCCGGGCCGAAGTCGAGGAAATCGACGAGCTGAACATCCTGCACGCCACCATGCTGGCGATGCAGCGCGCGGTCGAAGGTCTGCACATCCAGCCGAAACTGGCCATGATCGACGGCAATCGCTGCCCGAAACTGTCGATGCGCGCTGAAGCGGTGGTGCAGGGCGACGGCAAGGTGCCAGCCATTGCCGCGGCATCGATTCTGGCCAAGGTCAGCCGCGACCGCGAAATGGCCGCGTTCGAACTGATTTACCCGGGTTACGGCATCGGCGGGCACAAAGGCTATCCGACCCCCGTTCATCTGGAAGCGCTGGCCCGCTTGGGGCCAACGCCGATTCACCGCCGCTCGTTCGCCCCGGTGCGCCTGGCGTACGAGGCGCGGGAAAGTCTGATCGAGAGTTAG
- the lpxD gene encoding UDP-3-O-(3-hydroxymyristoyl)glucosamine N-acyltransferase: protein MTATIKLGQLAEFLGATLRGDPEKEITGLATLQEAGPAQLSFLANPQYRKYLADCRAAALLLKAADAEGFSGDALVVPDPYLAYARISHLFDPKPKAPAGVHPTAVVAADAVVDPAASIGAFAVIESGARIAAGVTIGAHCFIGARCEIGEGGWLAPRVTLYHDVRIGKRVVIQSGAVLGGEGFGFANEKGVWQKIAQIGGVLVGDDVEIGVNTAIDRGALADTVLGNGVKLDNQIQIAHNVQIGDHTAMAACVGISGSTKIGKHCMLAGGVGLVGHIEICDNVFITGMTMVTHSITEKGAYSSGTAMQPAAEWRKSAARIRQLDDIARRLRQLEKHVGEVTPDGNASSDG from the coding sequence ATGACAGCGACTATTAAGCTCGGCCAGTTGGCCGAGTTCCTCGGCGCCACGCTACGTGGCGACCCGGAGAAAGAAATTACTGGGCTAGCCACTTTGCAAGAGGCTGGCCCAGCTCAGTTGAGCTTTCTCGCAAATCCTCAATACCGTAAATACCTGGCCGACTGCCGGGCCGCAGCGCTGTTGCTGAAGGCCGCTGATGCCGAAGGGTTTTCCGGTGATGCGCTGGTAGTGCCGGATCCGTACCTGGCCTACGCGCGTATTTCCCATTTGTTCGATCCCAAGCCCAAGGCGCCCGCAGGTGTTCACCCGACAGCGGTAGTGGCCGCGGATGCAGTGGTTGATCCAGCGGCGAGTATTGGTGCCTTTGCGGTGATCGAAAGCGGTGCGCGTATTGCGGCGGGCGTGACCATCGGCGCTCATTGCTTCATCGGTGCGCGTTGCGAAATCGGCGAAGGCGGCTGGCTGGCCCCGCGCGTCACGCTGTATCACGACGTGCGCATCGGCAAGCGAGTGGTCATTCAGTCGGGTGCCGTGCTCGGTGGCGAAGGTTTCGGTTTTGCCAACGAAAAAGGTGTCTGGCAGAAAATCGCCCAGATCGGTGGCGTGTTGGTCGGTGACGATGTGGAGATTGGCGTGAATACCGCCATCGACCGCGGTGCGTTGGCCGATACCGTTCTCGGTAATGGTGTGAAGCTCGACAACCAGATCCAGATTGCCCACAACGTGCAGATCGGTGATCACACCGCCATGGCCGCTTGTGTGGGGATCTCCGGCAGCACCAAGATCGGCAAGCATTGCATGCTCGCAGGTGGTGTGGGGCTGGTGGGGCACATCGAAATTTGCGACAACGTTTTCATCACCGGGATGACCATGGTGACCCACTCGATTACCGAAAAGGGCGCCTATTCTTCCGGTACAGCCATGCAACCGGCTGCCGAGTGGCGCAAAAGCGCGGCACGCATCCGTCAGCTCGATGACATCGCGCGGCGACTGCGACAACTGGAAAAGCACGTAGGGGAAGTGACCCCTGACGGTAATGCTTCTTCAGATGGCTGA
- the fabZ gene encoding 3-hydroxyacyl-ACP dehydratase FabZ: MMDINEIREYLPHRYPFLLVDRVVDLDVEGKRIRAYKNVSINEPFFNGHFPAHPIMPGVLIIEAMAQAAGILGFKMLDVKPADGTLYYFVGSDKLRFRQPVLPGDQLILEAKFLSCKRQIWKFECQASVDGKPVCSAEIICAERKL; this comes from the coding sequence ATGATGGACATCAACGAGATTCGCGAATACCTGCCTCACCGTTACCCGTTCCTGCTGGTGGACCGGGTTGTGGATCTGGATGTGGAAGGCAAGCGCATTCGCGCCTACAAGAATGTCAGCATCAACGAACCGTTCTTCAATGGTCACTTCCCTGCGCATCCAATCATGCCGGGCGTATTGATCATCGAAGCGATGGCTCAGGCTGCCGGGATCCTTGGTTTCAAAATGCTCGACGTGAAACCGGCGGACGGCACCCTTTACTACTTCGTCGGCTCCGACAAGCTGCGCTTCCGCCAGCCTGTGCTGCCGGGCGATCAGTTGATCCTTGAAGCCAAGTTCCTGAGCTGCAAGCGTCAGATCTGGAAGTTCGAATGCCAGGCTTCGGTCGACGGCAAGCCAGTCTGCTCTGCTGAAATCATCTGTGCGGAACGCAAACTATGA
- the lpxB gene encoding lipid-A-disaccharide synthase — protein sequence MANLRIALVAGEASGDILGAGLMRALKARHPAVEFIGVGGPLMQAEGLTSYFPMERLSVMGLVEVLGRLRELLARRKKLIADLIAEKPDVFIGIDAPDFNLNIELKLRQAGIKTVHYVSPSVWAWRQKRVLKIREGCDLMLTLFPFEAKFYEEKGVPVRFVGHSLADAIPLEADRAAARAELGLPEGPLVALMPGSRGGEVGRLGALFLDTAQRLRAMRPGVRFVMPCANPERRAQLEELLAGRDLPLTLLDGKSHLALAACDAVLIASGTATLEALLYKRPMVVAYRLAPLTFWILKRMVKSPYVSLPNLLAQRLLVPELLQDDATVEALAQTLFPLIEGGEEQTRGFDEIHRTLRLDASNQAADAVLNLIGKTQ from the coding sequence ATGGCTAATCTGCGTATTGCGCTGGTAGCGGGTGAGGCTTCCGGCGACATTCTGGGCGCAGGCCTCATGCGCGCACTCAAGGCTCGACATCCGGCGGTGGAATTCATCGGTGTCGGTGGTCCGTTGATGCAGGCCGAGGGGCTGACCTCATACTTCCCCATGGAACGGCTTTCGGTCATGGGCCTGGTGGAAGTGCTGGGACGGTTGCGTGAGCTGCTGGCGCGTCGCAAGAAGCTGATCGCCGACCTGATCGCTGAGAAGCCGGACGTGTTCATCGGTATCGATGCTCCGGACTTCAACCTCAATATCGAACTCAAGCTGCGTCAGGCCGGGATCAAGACCGTGCATTACGTCAGCCCGTCGGTGTGGGCATGGCGTCAGAAGCGCGTGCTGAAGATCCGCGAAGGCTGCGACCTGATGCTGACGCTGTTTCCGTTCGAAGCGAAATTCTATGAAGAGAAGGGCGTGCCGGTGCGTTTTGTCGGGCACTCCCTGGCCGATGCGATCCCGCTGGAGGCCGATAGGGCTGCCGCGCGGGCTGAGCTCGGATTGCCAGAGGGACCTCTGGTCGCGTTGATGCCCGGCAGTCGTGGCGGTGAAGTGGGCCGTCTCGGCGCCTTGTTCCTTGATACTGCCCAGCGTTTGCGGGCCATGCGCCCAGGTGTGCGCTTTGTCATGCCATGCGCCAACCCTGAACGGCGCGCGCAGCTTGAAGAGCTGTTGGCCGGTCGCGATCTGCCGCTGACCTTGCTTGACGGCAAATCCCATCTGGCCCTGGCCGCTTGTGATGCGGTGCTGATTGCCTCCGGGACCGCTACGCTGGAAGCGTTGCTCTACAAGCGACCGATGGTGGTGGCTTATCGTCTGGCGCCGCTGACGTTCTGGATCCTCAAGCGGATGGTGAAAAGCCCTTACGTGTCCTTGCCGAACCTCTTGGCCCAGCGCCTGTTGGTGCCTGAGTTGCTGCAAGACGACGCGACAGTCGAAGCGCTGGCGCAAACGCTGTTCCCTCTGATCGAAGGCGGCGAGGAACAGACTCGCGGCTTCGACGAAATTCACCGTACCTTGCGTCTGGACGCCTCCAATCAGGCGGCGGATGCAGTACTGAACTTGATCGGCAAAACACAATGA
- the lpxA gene encoding acyl-ACP--UDP-N-acetylglucosamine O-acyltransferase produces the protein MSLIDPRAIIDPTAVLADDVEVGPWSIVGAGVEIGEGTVIGPHVILKGPTRIGKHNRIYQFSSVGEDTPDLKYKGEETRLVIGDHNVIREGVTIHRGTVQDRSETTLGDHNLIMAYAHIGHDSVIGNHCILVNNTALAGHVHVEDWAILSGFTLVHQYCHIGAHSFSGMGTAIGKDVPAYVTVFGNPAEARSMNFEGMRRRGFSEDAIHALRRAYKVVYRQGLTVEQALAELAEPSDQFPEVAVFRDSIQSSTRGITR, from the coding sequence ATGAGTTTGATTGACCCTCGCGCAATCATCGATCCGACGGCTGTACTGGCCGACGACGTTGAGGTCGGCCCATGGTCGATCGTCGGCGCAGGTGTGGAAATCGGCGAGGGGACAGTGATCGGGCCGCACGTGATTCTCAAAGGCCCGACCCGTATCGGTAAGCACAACCGCATCTACCAGTTTTCTTCGGTAGGTGAGGACACGCCCGATCTGAAATACAAAGGCGAAGAAACCCGTCTGGTCATCGGTGACCACAACGTCATCCGTGAAGGCGTGACGATTCACCGCGGGACCGTTCAAGACCGTTCGGAAACGACCCTGGGTGATCACAACCTGATCATGGCCTATGCCCACATCGGCCACGACAGCGTCATCGGCAACCACTGCATCCTGGTCAACAACACCGCGTTGGCTGGCCATGTACACGTTGAAGACTGGGCGATCCTCTCCGGTTTTACCCTGGTTCACCAGTATTGCCACATTGGTGCCCACAGCTTTTCCGGTATGGGTACAGCCATCGGCAAGGACGTTCCAGCGTACGTCACCGTGTTTGGCAACCCCGCTGAAGCCCGCAGCATGAACTTCGAAGGCATGCGTCGCCGCGGTTTCAGTGAAGACGCGATCCACGCGCTGCGCCGCGCCTATAAGGTGGTTTATCGCCAGGGCCTGACCGTCGAGCAAGCGCTTGCCGAACTGGCCGAACCTTCGGATCAGTTCCCGGAAGTCGCGGTGTTCCGTGATTCCATCCAGTCTTCGACCCGCGGCATTACTCGTTAA
- a CDS encoding acetyl-CoA carboxylase carboxyltransferase subunit alpha, translating to MNPNFLDFEQPIADLQAKIEELRLVGNDNSLNIGDEISRLQDKSSTLTEDIFGKLTSWQIARLARHPKRPYTLDYIEHIFTEFDELHGDRHFSDDAAIVGGIARLDDQPVMIIGHQKGREVREKVRRNFGMPRPEGYRKACRLMEMAERFKMPILTFIDTPGAYPGIDAEERNQSEAIAWNLRVMSRLKTPIIATVIGEGGSGGALAIGVCDQLNMLQYSTYAVISPEGCASILWKTAEKAPDAAEAMGITAERLKGLGIVDKVIGEPLGGAHRDPAAAAASIRAELSSQLAMLKKFDNDALLARRYERLMSYGL from the coding sequence ATGAACCCGAATTTTCTAGATTTCGAACAGCCGATCGCCGACCTGCAAGCCAAGATCGAAGAGTTGCGCTTGGTCGGTAACGACAATTCGCTGAATATCGGCGATGAGATCTCCCGCCTGCAGGACAAAAGCAGCACGCTGACCGAAGACATCTTCGGCAAGCTGACCAGCTGGCAGATCGCACGCCTGGCGCGTCACCCGAAACGTCCGTATACCCTGGACTACATCGAACACATTTTCACCGAGTTCGATGAGTTGCACGGTGACCGTCATTTCTCCGATGACGCTGCCATCGTTGGCGGTATCGCCCGTCTGGACGACCAGCCGGTCATGATCATCGGTCACCAGAAAGGCCGCGAAGTGCGCGAGAAGGTTCGCCGCAACTTCGGCATGCCGCGTCCTGAAGGCTACCGCAAGGCGTGCCGCCTGATGGAAATGGCCGAGCGTTTCAAAATGCCGATCCTGACCTTCATTGACACCCCGGGCGCTTACCCTGGTATTGACGCTGAAGAGCGTAACCAGAGCGAAGCGATCGCCTGGAACCTGCGTGTCATGTCGCGTCTGAAAACCCCAATCATCGCCACCGTGATCGGTGAAGGTGGTTCCGGTGGTGCTTTGGCGATTGGTGTTTGCGATCAGTTGAACATGCTGCAGTACTCGACCTACGCGGTGATTTCGCCGGAAGGTTGTGCATCGATTCTGTGGAAAACCGCCGAGAAAGCCCCGGACGCCGCTGAAGCGATGGGCATCACTGCCGAGCGCCTGAAAGGCCTGGGCATTGTGGATAAGGTGATCGGCGAGCCATTGGGCGGCGCACACCGTGACCCGGCTGCTGCGGCTGCGTCGATCCGTGCCGAGCTGAGCTCGCAACTGGCGATGCTGAAGAAGTTCGACAATGATGCGCTGCTGGCCCGTCGTTACGAGCGACTGATGAGCTACGGTCTCTGA
- the tilS gene encoding tRNA lysidine(34) synthetase TilS — translation MTLCATLLKQLAPWRNATTWHIAFSGGLDSTVLLHLLADLAKTESLPALSAIHVHHGLQAAADAWPEHCQSVCDALGVSLQVVRVQVQPGASIERAAREARYGAFSAVIHAEDILLTAQHRDDQAETLLFRLLRGAGVRGLSGMPRERVLGRGHLLRPLLDVSRAELEAYAIEHRLSWIEDPSNQDRQFSRNYLRHQVFPVLTERWPQAAVTMARSAAHLSEAQALLDELAEIDLVEAATAHEFDWLGVQSLELACLARHSAARQRNALSHWLTALTRLPDSDHWSGWENLRDATGDARPVWRLADGEVHRSAGRIWWLSGCWLRNPPPAVDWPDPSTPLELPDNGVLTLTGQIPDGSLQIRYRQGGEVMNLPDRGHRDLKRLFNERGVPGFIRGRLPLVYREGQLLAVANVRGLNGSGQDGWHLHWQPPSEDQGLS, via the coding sequence ATGACACTTTGTGCAACGCTTCTCAAACAACTCGCTCCATGGCGCAACGCCACAACCTGGCACATCGCCTTCTCCGGTGGTCTCGACTCCACCGTCCTGCTGCACCTTCTCGCCGACCTGGCAAAAACCGAATCCCTGCCGGCGCTCAGCGCCATTCATGTTCATCACGGCCTGCAAGCGGCGGCGGATGCCTGGCCGGAGCATTGTCAGTCGGTCTGTGATGCGCTCGGTGTGTCGCTACAGGTGGTTCGCGTTCAGGTTCAACCTGGCGCCAGTATCGAGCGCGCCGCCCGTGAGGCGCGTTACGGGGCGTTCAGCGCGGTGATTCATGCCGAGGACATTCTGCTGACCGCCCAGCACCGTGACGATCAGGCTGAAACCCTGTTGTTCCGACTGTTGCGCGGAGCCGGGGTGAGAGGTTTGTCGGGAATGCCGCGTGAGCGGGTCTTGGGCCGTGGACATCTTCTGCGCCCGCTGCTGGATGTCTCACGCGCCGAACTTGAAGCCTACGCAATCGAACACCGGCTGAGCTGGATCGAAGACCCTTCGAACCAGGATCGCCAGTTCTCCCGCAACTACCTGCGGCATCAGGTGTTTCCGGTATTGACCGAGCGCTGGCCGCAAGCGGCGGTGACGATGGCGCGTAGCGCTGCTCACTTGAGTGAAGCGCAGGCTTTGCTGGATGAGTTGGCAGAAATTGATCTGGTCGAAGCGGCAACAGCCCATGAGTTCGACTGGTTGGGCGTGCAATCTCTGGAGCTGGCTTGCCTTGCAAGGCACTCTGCCGCTCGCCAGCGTAACGCGCTGAGCCACTGGCTCACAGCACTGACGCGGTTGCCGGACAGTGACCATTGGTCGGGTTGGGAGAATTTGCGTGATGCCACCGGTGATGCCCGTCCGGTCTGGCGGCTGGCCGATGGCGAAGTGCATCGTTCGGCTGGACGTATCTGGTGGCTCTCGGGCTGTTGGCTACGCAATCCGCCGCCTGCCGTGGATTGGCCGGATCCTTCGACACCGCTGGAATTGCCGGATAACGGCGTGCTCACACTCACCGGGCAAATCCCCGATGGCTCGCTGCAAATCCGCTATCGTCAGGGAGGCGAGGTCATGAATTTGCCCGATCGCGGTCATCGCGATCTCAAGCGTTTGTTCAATGAACGCGGGGTTCCGGGCTTCATCCGTGGCAGATTGCCGCTGGTCTACCGCGAGGGGCAATTGCTGGCAGTGGCCAACGTACGGGGCTTGAATGGCAGTGGGCAAGATGGCTGGCATTTGCATTGGCAACCGCCGAGCGAAGATCAAGGTTTGAGCTGA